A segment of the Symmachiella macrocystis genome:
GGTAAGACTCAAGACGACATGCGTCAATACTGGCATGAAATGGCCGCTGTCACAAATCGGCCCGTGATTCTCCAGACCACCGGCGGCGTTGCCTACAAGGGACCGGTCCCTTCAACGCAACTTCTGATCGAACTGGCCAAGGAGTTCCCGAACTTCGGCTACGTCAAAGAGGAAGCGGGCGCAGTCATCGCTCGCATGCGCATTCTAGTCGAGGCGAAGCCACCCATCCGGCGCGTATTCGGCGCCCGTGGAGGTTACGGCTGGCTTTACGAGTTGCGACTCGGATCGGAAGGTCTGATCACCGAGCGTGCCATCTACGCGGATGTCCTCACTCGTATCTGGCAACTTCACCGGAGCGGCTCGGATCCTGACGCTTTACGGGATGCATACAGCAGATTTCTTCTCATGATCAACCTCAGCAAAACCCATCCCGGCGAATTGCGAGGCTACCAATTGTACCTTTGGAAGAAACGCGGCGTGTTCCAGACGATGGTCTCGCGCCATTACGGCCCCAAACGAACAATCCCCCCGACCCCCATCTTCTCGGAACTGAAGCTGACTAAGGAGGAAATCGCCGAAATCGATTTCCGATTCGAAGCGCTAAAGCCGTACCAGAAGCCGGGAACACCTGACTTGACTGCGCCTAACCAGCGCGACGGATCTTGAGCTGCGTGCCGACGAAGTCTGATTGGAAGCATTTAAGTCCAACCGGCTATTCCTGCCGTGCTGTCGGTGTTAACGGAGCGGCGTTTCGTTTCGCGGAAATGTTAGCGATGCGAATCGTAACTCAACCCGGCACACTGGGTGCTGATCAGATACTCCTAGCGAGTTTGCCACTTCACGAGCCAGCGGACGGTAAATGAGCATCTTCAGTTTTGACTTCGGTCCGACAAGCTTGCCGGCAAGGATATCGTCCTCGTTGAATCAGGTCAGCAGGATTTCACCGTCTGTCGCACGGTAGCGGTCATATGAAATGTAGATTGTGCCGTCAGGGGCCTGGAAACCGTCGGGATATGACACACCCTGACGGTCTTCAATCACAAGACCGCCCTTCCACGACTTGCCCTCATCGTCTGAAAGCCAGGCACTCAATTTGAAGCGGCCATCGTGCGCGTCAATACGGTCGCCATGTTTGACCAAGAGGATCCGTCCCGACGCAAGACGACGGAAGTGAAAACGTGCATTCGGATGCCTGATCTCAGGCGGATCGACTGGTGTGGACCAGGTGTGCCCGTCATCTTTGGAAAAGGTCTCCATGATCCCTCGTCGGGTGCGCGCCAACATCCAAAGCACACCGTCTTTGCGCTCGACGATCATCGGTTCATGCCAATCAGGATTGGGAAACTTCACGCACGCACGGCGTTGTCATGTTGCACCCTGATCCGACGAAACCAGAAAATTGATGCCGCGATACTCGTCCAACTCTGGAGAGATTCTTAAACGGACCGATACCGCTAGTATGCTCCTTCTCCAACAAGTAGGCCGGCAGCAACCACTCGCCCTTTGACGTCACAATGGGTTTGTTAAGACAGACACCGTGCCAAAGGCGTCGCGGCTCGGACCACTGCGGTTCGTCGTCATCGGGGTTGTCGCAGATGGCGAACCATAGACCCGCACGGCCATCGAAGTGGTTCATCGTTTGATCGAAGAAGAACCACAGACGCCCGAGCGGATCGGTCCAGAGATTGCCGACGATGACGCTGCGAGGGATGGGCAACCCCAGCGTCTGACTGTCGATGACCAGTCTTGGTTTCGACCAGGTTTCTCCATCGTCGTCACTGGTCGCCGCCACCATGAAGGCTTTGGGGCCATCCTCTCCGGCCACCCACGCCGCCCAAAGTCGACCTTTGCGGGTGCGGGCAATCCCGATCGTCATGCCGTAATCGAGTTTATCGTAGTCGTACTTTGGCAGCGGTTTCGTGATGAATGTCGGAGGAATCAGGGCGAGATCGGCGATGTCCCGCATGACCTTGATCTGATACGCCCGCTTCTTCTTCGGCGTCAACGCGGCGAATCGTTTTTAGGCGGATTATCGCCCGGGACGCGAATTCCAATCTTCCGGTTAAAAAAAGGCGCCACGCGGTCACGCTGCACTTTCATGATGCGCTGCGTATCCTCTTCTAATAGGTATCCGGTCTGCTCGTATTCTAGGCAATGTTGCGCCAGTTGTTGAAGGTACGTTTCCAACGTACCATATCGCTCCTCGATCGATTGCCTTGGATCACCGGTCTTTTCTCGTGCAGACTTACTAATCGGAAAAGGGAGATAGGAACCGGTCAAGCTCAGCAGTTCGTTCGCCGCGCCTCCCTCCTCGCTCCGCAATCTCCAACTTGTGTACGTGGCAACGGGAACGGCGACTTCAGGCGGCGAGAGACAGCCGACTTCATTGCCGTCCGGCCCTGATCGGGGAACCAGCTCACGCAATCGCCGGCGAAGAATCTCTTCATCACACTTGGCGCGACGCCGGTAACGAATGCTGCTCCGCGAAAAACCAACGCCTCGGCAAGCCCGACGCTCAGAGACCGAAAACTTTTGTCGCAAGCGTTTCACGGTTCGGCGCATCTGTGTCGGGCTCAGTCGTTTCCCCGAAGCGCTTCCTTGAGCATCGCTTTGTCGAGCTCTGCCTCGGCCAGAAACCGTTTCAAACGAGCGTTTTTCCTTCAAGGTCCTTCAACCGCTTCGCCTCCTCGCTCTTCATCCGAGAATCTCCTTGCCCAACATCGGGCTCTAGATTCTCATAACATCTGGATCAGCTTTTGAGGAGCATGCCATCGAAGCTTTCGTCAGTGTTTGACTTTTTGGCCAGTATGACTTCGGCCTCATCTGAGGTGACCTTTGGATTTCCCCTGTTTGCGTCGCGGACCCAAGCTACCTCCAGTCAAGCCTTGGCTCGTTCCTGAATTAGTCGACGCTCGAACTGAGTCAATGCAGGGGAAACGTTGAAGAAAACCAGGATTTATCCAAGCGCATATGAAACTTTGTTCTTTTGGCTCCTACGGTAAATTCGGTACAGATTCCGAAAGCATATGCACATCGCGTTGCGGATACGGAATACTGATCCCCTCTTCGTCAAATCGCTCTTTGACCTGGCGCGTCAGGTCCCAGTGAACGGTCCAATAGTCGGCCGTTTTCACCCAGGGCCGGCAGAACAGATTGACGGAAGAATCTGCTAACTGGTCAACATGAACTGTCACACTAGGATCTTTGAGAACCAGTGGGTGCTCATTGGAGATTTGTATTAATACATCAATGGCATGCTCGATTTTGTCGTCGTAGCCGATCCCAAAGACTAGATCGACACGTCGCGTGTCTTTTCCAGTGAAATTGACAATCGTATCGCCCCAGACTTTTTTGTTGGGGATCACAACGACCTTATTGTCGAGCGTCAGCAAGGAGGTGGAAACCAGACTCATTTCCTGGACGGTGCCTTCGACCTCGGAAACGGAGACGTAATCATCGACATCAAATGGACGATAGACCATGATCATCAGGCCACTGGCGAAGCTGCCTAGTGTTTCTTGTAATGCAAAACCAACGATGAATCCTCCTGCCCCGAGGGCCGCCATCATCGGCCCAATTTGCACACCCAGGACACTCAAAGCCATGAGAATGCCCACAACAAATACAATTCCTCCGGTCGTACGTCGGGCGAAGTTCTCCAAAAGGTTCGATGCTCGAGGATGGCGAGCCAATGCTTTGGCGATCACACGCCCAGCAAATTTGGAAATGAAGAAAAACACCAACAGAATGATCGCAGCCACAAGTAATCGTCGTGCCCATAACTTGCCGCCATCGTCTCTCCCGGCCCAGTTTTTTAATTCGGCGACCAGCGCCGCTTGATACGAAGTTGCGTCGGTAGTTTCACTGAGATCTGACACTGCGTTAATGAATTGTTCCGCGGATTGGACATCACCCCCTTTCGCTTTCAGGGCATCGAGCACGATCCGAGTTCGTTCCGCCAGCGCCGTTTCTTCAATACGAAGTGCAACCAACCGGTCCGTCAACTTATCATCTGATTCGTTCTCTGGCACGGCTTTGAGTTTCAATTCAGTGTTGCCGACCTCGGTGATCTTTGCGCGCAGCAGATCGAGCCAGCCATTTAACTCGATCTCCAACTCGCCTTTCGTCAGGGGACGCAGGATCACCTGGAGATGGTCCACCGGTACTTCAGCATCAGAGGTAGTCGTCAACTCTGGAGGTTCTGTACCAGACGTCTCTTGAGCCATAGTAGGTGATTTGACTACCGAGAGACCGATAGCAACCACCAAAGCAAATCGGCCAAGCCATGATCCTGCAAACGTTCTCATTACTATCCTTCCGCTAAACAGTGTTTTGCCTGGAACATTTATACGCAATGATGAGAAGGCTGGATTGCCTGCACATTGACTGTGAACACTTGTGATCCGTTCAGTACCTACATTGCGAGCCCCCGTCAGAGTCGCTGCGCCGTAAACCTCGCAGTGCGATGACAGTTCAACGAGATTACTAGTTTATCTAGCATCATGGCTTGTCCGGTGGATGAATAACAGCGTCGCGGGGGCTTTACGCTTCGTCTTTTAGGTTCTTCAGCATCAGAGCTAAAGCGTTTACCAAAGTTTTCGCGTCCGCTTGAGAGATTCCCTGCATTGCTTGTTTTCGCAAGGCTAGTGTAAGAGGTATGGTTCTTTCTACGAGTTTAGAGCCTGCCTTGGTCACTGCAACAACTGTCGACCGCCCATCATCCGCGCAAGGGGAACGCTGAACGAGGCCCGCCTGTTCTAATCCCGCGATCTGGCGGCTAACCGTCGTCGCGTCACGACCGAGCTTCTCAGCAAGCGGTTTCATCTGTTCCGGTTCCTTCAGATGCGCCAGGACTGTCAGTATGCTGATTTCTTCAGCGGACAGCGGAATCTCTGCGGCATCCAGAAACTCCTGAACGCGCAGCTTAAGTGCATGAGATACACGACCAACTAAAAAGCCGGTCGACTCTGTTGGGTCAAATTTAAGCATTTCCATCGCTTCCTTGCGTCCAGTATTTACATGCAGTATACATGCAGTTTGCGGGCACCAAGAATGCATGTATCATACAGACATGCTGCGTGTACTGTCTACGCTTGCCAGTCCAAGGTGAAAAATGGACAAGCGACTGACCGGATATAGGCTCACGACGTCTTTGTTCTGTCTGGCCATGATGGTGGGGGCACCATGAATCTTTTGCATGTCGAGCTTCAGCAGGAGGTGATGGCGAATCTGGGCTATCCGATGTACCTGATGACGATTCTTGGCGTCGCCAAGCTGCTGGACGTCGCCGCCTTTTTTAATCCCTATGACACCGGTACTGACAGTATGGGTAAACGCAGGATTCACCTTCGACATGCGTGGCGCCGCGGTGTCGCATGCATGCGTCGTTGATTCACTAGCCGAGATCGTGACACCGCCAATCGTTTAGGCCTTCGCAATTGCAGCGTTCTGAATGCGCCCCCCCGAATGCTATCTGCCGCAACACCTTAGGAATTGCAAATTAACACTGGAATTAGGAGAACCTTGATGAGTAACAAGCTGTACAGAGCCATTCTGACGCTAGCGGTCATCGCGACCATCACATTGTCACTCGCGCCGCCCGCCACTGCACAGGACGGGAAAGCGAACGACACTGAATCGGAAGTGACGCTTTTCAAAAATGTAAAGGTGTTTAACGGCACCGAAAATATGCTCCACGAAATGGACGTCCTCGTGGTGAAGAATAAGATTCACAAGATTGCCAAAGATATTCCGACCTCCGGGACCTGGGAGGTGGATATGAAAACCGGTGGTGCCAAACAGACCAAAGGCCCTGGTGGTGGGCTGGAGGCCTATACGTTCAATACGTTTGAACAAGGAAAAACGGTAAAGAAACAAGTCAAGGTCAACGTCATCGACGGAGGTGGGCGTACGCTGATGCCGGGGCTGATTGACTCTCACGTTCATCTCAACTTCTATAAAGACGGTACCCTCATCGACCTCGAGTCGTCGACCTGGGAAGAGATTGGTGCACGAGCAGCCGCTATGGCCAAGGAAATGCTCGAGATGGGATTCACCACGGTGCGCGACATGGGTGGGACTCACGACGGCCTCAAGAAAGTCATCGACCAAGGGCTACTGCCAGGGCCACGGATTTACTGCGCCGGTGGTTTTATCTCGCAGACCTCAGGACACGGAGACTTTGGATTGCCGGCAATGCGGAAAGGCGAAGCGAACGTAGAACGCCTGGAGATCGCTCGAATGGTTGATGGCCGAAACGAAGTTCTGCAAGCTGGTCGCCGCAATTTCGCGCTGGGTGCGCATTACTTGAAGGTCATGGTCAGCGGCGGCGTGACTTCGGTCAAGGATCCGATTTACGCATCACAATTTAGCGACGACGAGGTGCTTGCCGCTGTCGAGACAGCAGAGGACTGGGGCTCCTACGTCGCCGTTCATGTCTTTCAGGACGACGACATCCTTCGTGCACTTAACCTGGGAGTGAAGTGCATCGACCATGGATTGACAATTTCCGACGAGAGTATGAAATTGCTTGTCGAAAAGGACGCGTTTCTTTCGCCGAACTGCACAGCGCTCGCACGCGAAGCTTTAGCACATCCAATGCATCAGGATCCAACATTTCCACCGACTGTCAAGTTCATGTGGCTGTTCAACAACAGCAGCGAGTTTTTCAATCTCTGCAAGAAATACAAACCGAAATTGGTCTTCAACTCCGATTACGTTCTATTAACTGGCGACCCCTTCCGTGCGTCGATGGACTTCACCAAATACAACGTGGCAGACAGGTTCGGCAATTTCTGGGCGCTCCAGATGTTAACAAAAAACGGTGGTGAGCTTTGCGAGTTGACGGGACCGGAAAATCCCTACGCCGACGGAAAGTTGGGTGTCATCGAAGAAGGTGCCTACGCCGACATTCTGATCGTCGACGGTAATCCGCTGGAAGACATCACCACTATCGGGGCCAACAGCCAATGGTTCGACGCGGCACCGCGCAGCCAGGACGTGCCACCGATCAAGCTGATCATGAAAGACGGCAAGGTCTACAAGAATACGTTGAAGTAACAGGCAACGTACATTCACCCGACTCTCCCGCCCCATAGGAGAGTCGGGTATATAGAATTTCTGTCCGACCGAAATCTCTCCGGAATTCGAGAGAAAGCAAAATCACCTATGAAAACAGCTACAATAGCCCTCTTGGCAATCGGCCTGCTTGCCGAAATTGGAAACACCCAGGACACCCCATTGAATGAACCGCCGAAGCCGATGCGGATCTTTTTGTTTTCGGCGAAACCCAGCCCTGCGGCCTGGCAATTCATGAAGAAGAATCCCGGTGACCGACGGGCTGCTACGGTGGACGCGATAAAGAATATTGGCGGCAAAATGCTGGGCTATTACTGGGGTCTTACTACCGGCAAGAACTACATCATCGTTGCTGTTCCCGATGGTCGTACCGCCCAGGCGATGCTGATTCAGCGTCTTTCGTCCGGTCTGGTTCTTTAATACGAACCCATTGAACTCGTCGAAAGCTCGGAGATGCCCGCCGTGTTTCGGCGGCTGGAGGAATTAGACGCGGCGGATGACTCGTTGAAATAATTCAGCAGATGCTGCAGCCAAATCAAACCGTGACATTTCAAGATCCTCGACTTCCTCCGCAAGCAAGGAACCCTGCTCATGCATCTCACATTCAAATAGGCAGGAATAGCACTCGCTGCAGCGATCAAGGAATCGGAAGCAACTGGCACCCAGATGTGCATCGCCGTGCTTGATTCCGGCGGAATCCTGAAAGCGTTCGCACGCATGGATGACGCCTGGCTCGGCAGCGTCGATGTCGCTATCAAGAAAGCAAAGACCGCCTGCTTTTTCGGGATGACCTCCGGACAGATCGGCGAGCTCTCTCAGCCCGGCGGTCCCCTCTATGGCATTGAACACTCCAACGATGGCTTGATTTCGTTTCCCGGTGGGATTCCTGTCGTGGACGAAGACGGAGTCCTGATTGGTGCGGTGGGTGTGAGTGGCAGTACCGTCGAGAACGATCATCAGGTCGCCAAGGCTGCGGTGGAATCAATCGGGGTCACAGATCTACCGGAACACCCCTGGCGTACCTGATGCGCAGAGTCGATTAGAAACGAATTTCGCGGATATTGACGTCCCCGTAACTCGCACACAAACTTTCTCAAAAAGTAAAACGCCCCATGAACATTCTGAAATCTATCGCGACTCTGATGGTTTCGGCGATCCTGACGACAACATTGGTTGTTGCTCAAGGTGCCGAACCACTGCCGAAGCTAACGTTGATCAGCAATGTCAACATTTTCGACGGCGTCAATGACAAGCTTCACGAAGGCATGCATGTCCTCGTGAAAGACAATCTGATCGAGACCGTTTCCGACATGCCGTTGGCGGTAAGTCAAACGGACAGAGTCACGAAGATTGACGGTGGCGGACGCACGTTGATGCCGGGGTTGATCGATTCGCATGTGCACCTCACCTTTTCAGGAACGCCCGATGCGATTCCAGCTCGCGAAGCGATGCAGTGGGATCAACTTGGCGGCACCCAGGCGCTGAATGCTCGCGAATTCCTGATGGACGGTTTCACCACCGTGCGTGACGCAGGGGCGTGCTATGACGGGATCAAGAAGTTGGTTGATCGCGATTTGCTAGTCGGACCACGAATCTATCCGAGTGGTGGCATTCTCAGTCAAACCTCGGGCCATGCGGATTGGCGCACGGTTTCTCAAAGAAATCCAAATCTAACGCCAGCCCGCGATAACAACCTGGGGCGACTCGGCCTGATGCATCTTGTTGATGGCGTCGATCGAGTCCTCGCTGCCACTCGTCAAAACCTGGCTGCCGGCGCGACGCAAATCAAGATGACCACCGGTGGTGGTGTCTCTTCGACACTGGACCCGTTGCATACGTTTCAGTTTCTACCCGAGGAAATCGAAGCAGCGGTGCGAGCGGCAAAGGACTGGGACACGTATGTGATGGTGCACGCCTACACGGACGAAACGGTCATGCGATCTCTTCAAGCTGGCGTGCTTTGTATCGAGCATGGCCAGATGATGAGCGACGAGGCCATGAAGCTGCTTGTTGAAAATGGGGCGTTTCTATCACCCAACATGGCAGCGATCAGCGAGGAATTGTTGCAGCACCCGGTTTATGGGCAGGGCATCATCGGGAAGAAGACACGACAGTTCATCGATGGCTCACAAAACTTCGTCAAGTTGGTCAACAAGCACAAACCGAAAGTCGTCTACAACACCGATGTCGTCGCAACTGACCTGGTGGGCAGTCGTGGTGTTCGTGACAACAACCTGTGGGTGCATGCCAAGTCATTTGGCAATTTGAACGCGCTGCGTGCGATGACATCAGTCGGTGGCGAACTGGCACAATTGACTGGCAAGCACAATCCTTACCCGCATAAGCTGGGCGTGATCGAGCCCGGTGCCTATGCGGATATCATTTTGGTCGACGGTAACCCGCTGGAAGACATCACCGTACT
Coding sequences within it:
- a CDS encoding sialidase family protein — translated: MKFPNPDWHEPMIVERKDGVLWMLARTRRGIMETFSKDDGHTWSTPVDPPEIRHPNARFHFRRLASGRILLVKHGDRIDAHDGRFKLSAWLSDDEGKSWKGGLVIEDRQGVSYPDGFQAPDGTIYISYDRYRATDGEILLT
- a CDS encoding sialidase family protein, with the translated sequence MTPKKKRAYQIKVMRDIADLALIPPTFITKPLPKYDYDKLDYGMTIGIARTRKGRLWAAWVAGEDGPKAFMVAATSDDDGETWSKPRLVIDSQTLGLPIPRSVIVGNLWTDPLGRLWFFFDQTMNHFDGRAGLWFAICDNPDDDEPQWSEPRRLWHGVCLNKPIVTSKGEWLLPAYLLEKEHTSGIGPFKNLSRVGRVSRHQFSGFVGSGCNMTTPCVREVSQS
- a CDS encoding GlcG/HbpS family heme-binding protein is translated as MALAAAIKESEATGTQMCIAVLDSGGILKAFARMDDAWLGSVDVAIKKAKTACFFGMTSGQIGELSQPGGPLYGIEHSNDGLISFPGGIPVVDEDGVLIGAVGVSGSTVENDHQVAKAAVESIGVTDLPEHPWRT
- a CDS encoding metal-dependent hydrolase family protein, producing MSNKLYRAILTLAVIATITLSLAPPATAQDGKANDTESEVTLFKNVKVFNGTENMLHEMDVLVVKNKIHKIAKDIPTSGTWEVDMKTGGAKQTKGPGGGLEAYTFNTFEQGKTVKKQVKVNVIDGGGRTLMPGLIDSHVHLNFYKDGTLIDLESSTWEEIGARAAAMAKEMLEMGFTTVRDMGGTHDGLKKVIDQGLLPGPRIYCAGGFISQTSGHGDFGLPAMRKGEANVERLEIARMVDGRNEVLQAGRRNFALGAHYLKVMVSGGVTSVKDPIYASQFSDDEVLAAVETAEDWGSYVAVHVFQDDDILRALNLGVKCIDHGLTISDESMKLLVEKDAFLSPNCTALAREALAHPMHQDPTFPPTVKFMWLFNNSSEFFNLCKKYKPKLVFNSDYVLLTGDPFRASMDFTKYNVADRFGNFWALQMLTKNGGELCELTGPENPYADGKLGVIEEGAYADILIVDGNPLEDITTIGANSQWFDAAPRSQDVPPIKLIMKDGKVYKNTLK
- a CDS encoding metal-dependent hydrolase family protein, which translates into the protein MNILKSIATLMVSAILTTTLVVAQGAEPLPKLTLISNVNIFDGVNDKLHEGMHVLVKDNLIETVSDMPLAVSQTDRVTKIDGGGRTLMPGLIDSHVHLTFSGTPDAIPAREAMQWDQLGGTQALNAREFLMDGFTTVRDAGACYDGIKKLVDRDLLVGPRIYPSGGILSQTSGHADWRTVSQRNPNLTPARDNNLGRLGLMHLVDGVDRVLAATRQNLAAGATQIKMTTGGGVSSTLDPLHTFQFLPEEIEAAVRAAKDWDTYVMVHAYTDETVMRSLQAGVLCIEHGQMMSDEAMKLLVENGAFLSPNMAAISEELLQHPVYGQGIIGKKTRQFIDGSQNFVKLVNKHKPKVVYNTDVVATDLVGSRGVRDNNLWVHAKSFGNLNALRAMTSVGGELAQLTGKHNPYPHKLGVIEPGAYADIILVDGNPLEDITVLGARPKMFEGEPRRDEGFKTMPFIMKDGRVYKNTLK
- a CDS encoding GYD domain-containing protein, with protein sequence MKTATIALLAIGLLAEIGNTQDTPLNEPPKPMRIFLFSAKPSPAAWQFMKKNPGDRRAATVDAIKNIGGKMLGYYWGLTTGKNYIIVAVPDGRTAQAMLIQRLSSGLVL
- a CDS encoding MarR family winged helix-turn-helix transcriptional regulator, with the translated sequence MLKFDPTESTGFLVGRVSHALKLRVQEFLDAAEIPLSAEEISILTVLAHLKEPEQMKPLAEKLGRDATTVSRQIAGLEQAGLVQRSPCADDGRSTVVAVTKAGSKLVERTIPLTLALRKQAMQGISQADAKTLVNALALMLKNLKDEA
- a CDS encoding mechanosensitive ion channel family protein, with protein sequence MRTFAGSWLGRFALVVAIGLSVVKSPTMAQETSGTEPPELTTTSDAEVPVDHLQVILRPLTKGELEIELNGWLDLLRAKITEVGNTELKLKAVPENESDDKLTDRLVALRIEETALAERTRIVLDALKAKGGDVQSAEQFINAVSDLSETTDATSYQAALVAELKNWAGRDDGGKLWARRLLVAAIILLVFFFISKFAGRVIAKALARHPRASNLLENFARRTTGGIVFVVGILMALSVLGVQIGPMMAALGAGGFIVGFALQETLGSFASGLMIMVYRPFDVDDYVSVSEVEGTVQEMSLVSTSLLTLDNKVVVIPNKKVWGDTIVNFTGKDTRRVDLVFGIGYDDKIEHAIDVLIQISNEHPLVLKDPSVTVHVDQLADSSVNLFCRPWVKTADYWTVHWDLTRQVKERFDEEGISIPYPQRDVHMLSESVPNLP
- a CDS encoding dihydrodipicolinate synthase family protein, with the translated sequence MPTKKRITRRRLFNFAMGGALSAVTGTILDSRGHSTELLAGTVNVDPKIQGPFLILSTPFTASGAVDFDALAKQARYVDWCGCPGMIWPQSGDSVDLLTRDEKLRGMEVLAEASRSLRTALCLGVQGKNTAEMLVFAKHAEKLSPAAMISRPPDSGKTQDDMRQYWHEMAAVTNRPVILQTTGGVAYKGPVPSTQLLIELAKEFPNFGYVKEEAGAVIARMRILVEAKPPIRRVFGARGGYGWLYELRLGSEGLITERAIYADVLTRIWQLHRSGSDPDALRDAYSRFLLMINLSKTHPGELRGYQLYLWKKRGVFQTMVSRHYGPKRTIPPTPIFSELKLTKEEIAEIDFRFEALKPYQKPGTPDLTAPNQRDGS
- a CDS encoding alpha/beta hydrolase domain-containing protein; its protein translation is MRRTVKRLRQKFSVSERRACRGVGFSRSSIRYRRRAKCDEEILRRRLRELVPRSGPDGNEVGCLSPPEVAVPVATYTSWRLRSEEGGAANELLSLTGSYLPFPISKSAREKTGDPRQSIEERYGTLETYLQQLAQHCLEYEQTGYLLEEDTQRIMKVQRDRVAPFFNRKIGIRVPGDNPPKNDSPR
- a CDS encoding DoxX family protein; its protein translation is MNLLHVELQQEVMANLGYPMYLMTILGVAKLLDVAAFFNPYDTGTDSMGKRRIHLRHAWRRGVACMRR